The stretch of DNA aaaattatataaattttagaatattaatAAACTGTTTTTCATgttattttcaaacataaacctatttttaaaataccaaaaaaaaaatactgcttttaatcttttaaaacctgtttttaatattcttttttaaaaaccagtttattatcattaaaaatagataattaatttattaataattaaataataggaGTGGTGGTTGGTGGTCAAAGTCAGAGTTTCGATGACTCACAATGGTCAGTGGTAGGGCTCCGATCAAGAAGGTTGAAAAGTGAGGAAGACCTTATATTCATCAAACTCAATGTTGGTTGCTAGAGATAAGCcttatatgaagaaaaaaaaccatGAAATGAccttaaaatattgaaaatgtgAAAAAACATGAATAATTGTTCTAATATAGAAATGTCAAAAAAGAACTCGGAGTTGAATTAGCAATGGCTCCCTCATAATGGGAGATGATGATCTTGTCTACAATTAAGAAGTGTATCCTCATGGAATTTTCGCACTACCATAAAAAAGATGAATTATTGCTATTGGATATAAGCATTGGTTGGCAGTAAAATTACATCGATTGCTGAAGAATTTTTTGAGAAAGCTAACATGAAAGCTACCCATATTTTTAGCATAGTTTTCAGCATGTGAACAAATTCTTGAGGTAGTTTAACTTCaagtgaaatatatatattttttatggtaGAGTATGATAGTTCTTTTGAACTATGATCGTCAGTATAGCAATAAAAGTtaaagatatataattttaaattaaggtGAAGGTCGTTAGAGTTGTTTGAcaattttatatgttgaaatagtctaacaatattttaaattgtaaagaAATAAgagatttaaaattatatatacaactctagttttttttatatattcactTAAGGcttatatacatataataatacTTGATTGTATTAGAATATAAAGGATTTGAGTTAAATCTATAtcttataacaatttttacataatattattatctgatcttttgttttttatttcaattttttacattatttttatatattttgatttttatttgaatttatttatttatttttctaacagaccaattaaaaataattataattttattaatttattcattttttatcaaattctacgttaaaattatactaaaagaaaaatgattaaatGGAATAAAGTTTGAAAGGACTGAGTAGAAAAGCCCATCCGCATTGAAGGTATATGTGCCCATTTTCTACTCCTAGATTGGGGTAAAgtcaaatatgattattttgGAGTCGAGGGGTAGTACTAGGAAAGACAAAAATTGCTTTATATATCCATCCATTGTGTTGTCAAACCTATCTATAAACTATACCTATGTCATAGAGATAAATTCAAGGCAGGAAACACCACCTTTggcaacaaaaaattaaattttgatggCAATCAAAGAAATGTTAACATTTGTTTACCTCAAACTAGTTTCATTGCATTGTTTCTGAAGCAGCTAGTTTCACTACATAGATAAATAGATAAGCATCGTATCAAACTCGTGAcgcatttttatattttttatttttatatacttgtgttgttattaatttttgtacgttcgtaattttagtctttaaagaataaaaattaaaaatagaagatTCTAGCCATCAGCTCCACACTTAAACATGTTACCTCTTCCATCAAcattgtaaaaatataattttgtttttttaaccatttaataaatttttaacttttaaattcaattttttacatCCTCTTTTccaactttagaaaaattaacataacctttgaaactttcaaaattaaaagtaaatgccactcaaaaattacaaagtttcaatacattaaattttcaaattttttgaagaattcaaaactttcgaaacaataaaatttcaaaaattttcatatttgaaaactttcaTAATTTTCGTAATATTTTAAATGGGTGACGGATACAATTGCAGATCAGAGGATAAAATcttcctaaaattattattagaagTATGAAATCGGTTCTTATAATCTAAGATTTATTATAATTGTATATGTGGCATCTATTGATAATTTGTTCATTgacaatttatattacttaatttaactaataaagtAAATCCAAGATCATTTGATTAAAGCTCAATCAGCTAATTTTTCATTTGACAACTTTCTATTAGATTTGGCTAACCATTATAAAATAGATAAGCCCCAATCAATTTATTGGGGGCAATAATTGCTATAATGAGATTTTCATTTTGCAAACAACCCACATAAACTGggttaaaaagaataaaaattcctgaaaaatAATGCTgacataaaaaaaagtaaaaaaaaaaaaatgcacaaatctTTAACCCAAATGCAAATCAATTTAGAgcttttttgttgattttttatcaGGTGGTGGAGCTGTCCAATATTGTTTGACTGCTATTAGTATCTTTTCTCTTTGGTGAGGCCCCTTTTCATGATCAGCAATTCTAGCATCCCATTGCATTGAATCTACAAACTTCTTTACCTTCAACAACACATCCACATCGTCGCGCAAGATCACACTTCCTTGCGGCCGCAAAATCCGATCCATCTCAAGAAGAATGTCCTCTATATTACATCTGTTACATTATATACTTATATGAGTGCTGTCACATTTTACCGTGGTCTcgttaatttcataaaataattttacaaatattttcgtactaaatatatgatttgacatttttatatcaaacttttttcattataaagtcatgaaatttaaactatatacaAAATCACTATTGAAATAGTTGTAAATTCATAGTTATTTCTCAATTTTGAAAATGCATTTTATAAACATAGCTAAATCAATTTCACAATTTACCTGTCTTGGTAGAGGCTAAAAATAGAATCACCATGTATGAAGTCATAAGTTCTAGGATAAGTGGACATGGCTTCACACCTGAGTAAAGACAAAGTAGTTAGTAATGAAACCTTAACTGCCATGTGCTGAAATGTGTAAAGCAACAAAGATTTTGCTTTGCTTAAATCCTCAGCAATATAAGATTGAAAAAACAAGAGTATCTTGAATTTCAGTTTTCTGTCTAtagtaaaagacaaaattagGTATCACTAGCCACTAATAGATAAGCAGAGATAATTTGCAATTAAATATTCACCATAAAGTTACTATTAGTGGCAAGTCCTAGGAAAAGCTAATATAAAGTGATTTTGCCTCTAAAAgctaaaaattatataaaactcTAAAATTTAGTGAGCTAAAATCACAATGcactttaaattatattaattgtgGATACATCACTTATGCACGTTACATATAATTTACACACCTGAGTCACTTCTTAAAAGGGTCCAATTCTTAGCTCAAAAGTTTAAAGTTATCAATACTTGCTGCAAATCTAATTTGGCAATCACAATTAATTAGCAATTAAAAAGCATCTTCAATGCCACATCAGTTTTAAGAACTTTGACATCTTTTTACTTCAATAATTGTGTAGCCATTAAAGAACATAGAAtgaattttataagttattccATAtctttaaatttcattaaaatgagtttgactttatttttttaatgggtAATAACCAATTCTTATATAAGAAACTTGTTACACATGCTCAATTCACCCTcctattaatatttattttctaagaaGGTACTTCAATTGATGAATTAGAAAAacactaaaaatttaaattattaagtaGAAAAGTTAAAATCCTAAGAATTAACTTACTATGatttgtcaattaaaaaatgaatggcCTAATTTACACATTAATAACCAAATGAAAGAAAGACATACCAGTTTTGATATGTTCCAATCAATCCACGTTCAAAAACAGCACCAAGTGTGTTGATCTCAGCCTCAACAGGAACAACATTCATAACCCAAACTGGATAATCAATAAGTGCAGCTGCAAACCCTCCTAAATAAGCATTCATATCAAGCAAATTGCGGTATCTCCCACGCTCTGCTAGCTGATAATCAAGGGTCTTGTAGTATGCAACTCTCTTCTTCCACAATTCACTATTTTCATTGAACTTTTCAGCTGTGATTCCTTCCAAACTTCCACTGCTAATCCTTGGTGGAATTGATGTTAGTCTCTCTGGCCAATTTGACAATCCACCACCACTTACATCTTTTATGTCATTTACCTCAGGAAGTGGTGTCAAGCATGTATCCATTTTTGTATACCtgcaatgaaaaaaataaatgttcaaGAACAAGAAAGTAACCAAAGACAAAAAGGTgcataaaacaaacaaaacatggaCGTTTTAATTCGAATCAGTGTTTTTCTAAACCGAACCGGTCGGTTCAACCTGAAATTggtatgatttttaaaatattaatcgaaAGGTCAAAAAAGAATCTACACTTTTGAGATGATCTAACAGTCTCTTTATCATCCAAGAGGTTTAGGTATCACTGCCAAACTCTCTTTGGCAGCAAGCATAATTTGCTTTATTTTTCCTCTGCAAAAGCAAAATCAGTAGCACAAGGAACTAACTATAAGTGAATCAGTGTTATAATGATTGTAACTTGTAAGTCAATCTTTCAAATTCTACTGTGCAACTATTTACCAAGCAGAGTCTGGATCCTTTGCATCACAAAAGGGTCTATGCTTGAAgatttttcttgttattttgcAATGAACATGATTAGTAGGCTTTTGCCATATTGCAATATCACCCTTTTGTACTAATTTTTTCCAACAAAGACTTTTCGTCACACTCTCAATTGAATCCTGTTCTTCATTCAGACTCTCACGAGTCCTCTCCCACCCTTTCCAATGTGTCTCCCAATTTATTGGTGGCCCTGATAGAATCCAATATCCACCAGGACGTAGCACTCTATCAACTTCAGCCAAATAAATTCCATctacaaattcaaaaataattaaatatcaatcaatttataattaatgtcAGGAAAATTTATGCTATTATAAACATGTCAAGTTATTTACCATTTTGGCCCCATGGAATTAAGCAACGTGAACAATGAGCCATGTCAAAGGATCTTGAAGGGTAAGGAAGCCTAATTGAGGCAATAACTCCAATCAATGCTGGAACTCCTCGTTCAAGAGCAAATTGAACTTGAGCTTCATGTGTATCTCTTGGTGCAAACGACACTGCTATTATGTCACGTGGCAAAAGATATGCTCCCCAACTTGCAACCTACAAAAATTGTAACAACATGTCACGATccaagttaaatatatttttcactcACAAAAGTTTACTCGTGCTAATTAAAAAGTGGTTGATTTGTGGTttgtttcaattaaattttcaatCCATGCACACTTTCAATGTTTTACCAAAACATTGTGTACATACATATTGCCACAATACGAAGTCACTTAAATCAGGTGAGAGGTGCATGATTGAGACTTGTCAACAAACAACatattaaaaagatatttattGTAATGATTAAGCACTAAGTCAATTCAAATTATCATATAGTTCTTCAATAATGCACAGtctaatcattttttttagcAAATATTATTTCTGATTTCCAAATgtgtacaaaaataaaatgaaagttttgTCATGAAAAACAAGCAATAAAAgaagtttatatttatttatatatgtatatttataaatagtttatatttatttaaataattatttacagacattaaatttcatcaattcaaatgtgtaattaattgtttttattgaataaattaaatgagCAAATTTTCACAAAGTTTTAAAAAGGTTTGATACTTTATCGAATAATCTTAATTTAATgtataacatatttattttaatatatgtgaaatatTGGCTATAAATTTGATATGTATGATCATTAAGATAATAGTAgtatctaaaattaattaacaatttaatattttataaattattttaagagaTTATTCTGACAAAGGATTTACTGATCATGCATTATcggtataaaatattttagacgtcaatttatattttttatatgtaattatttaacTATGATAGTTATGATTATTTAATGagtaaaatcaataatttttatttaataataattaaaat from Cicer arietinum cultivar CDC Frontier isolate Library 1 chromosome 3, Cicar.CDCFrontier_v2.0, whole genome shotgun sequence encodes:
- the LOC101515083 gene encoding probable methyltransferase PMT15 encodes the protein MANSSRLAILFQNCTHKKPNKSLTRLYFLTFTTFLCTFFYLLGLWQNSPTTTSAAISANRYYSATHIGHNCLQINSTSTSTSTPLTSSTALDFSAHHNIPDPPETTARVTHAPVCDVSLSEYTPCEDVQRSLKFPRENLMYRERHCPEKKEILRCRIPAPFGYRVPPRWPESRDWAWYANVPHKELTIEKMKQNWVXXXXXXFRFPGGGTMFPRGAGAYIDDIGKLINLKDGSIRTALDTGCGVASWGAYLLPRDIIAVSFAPRDTHEAQVQFALERGVPALIGVIASIRLPYPSRSFDMAHCSRCLIPWGQNDGIYLAEVDRVLRPGGYWILSGPPINWETHWKGWERTRESLNEEQDSIESVTKSLCWKKLVQKGDIAIWQKPTNHVHCKITRKIFKHRPFCDAKDPDSAWYTKMDTCLTPLPEVNDIKDVSGGGLSNWPERLTSIPPRISSGSLEGITAEKFNENSELWKKRVAYYKTLDYQLAERGRYRNLLDMNAYLGGFAAALIDYPVWVMNVVPVEAEINTLGAVFERGLIGTYQNWCEAMSTYPRTYDFIHGDSIFSLYQDRCNIEDILLEMDRILRPQGSVILRDDVDVLLKVKKFVDSMQWDARIADHEKGPHQREKILIAVKQYWTAPPPDKKSTKKL